In Helianthus annuus cultivar XRQ/B chromosome 3, HanXRQr2.0-SUNRISE, whole genome shotgun sequence, a single window of DNA contains:
- the LOC110929704 gene encoding small ubiquitin-related modifier 2, giving the protein FVLLILLQDGNEVFFRIKRSTQLKKLMNAYCDRQSVEINSIAFLFDGRRLRAEQTPDELEMEDGDEIDAMLHQTGGGGLLWFQNI; this is encoded by the exons TTTGTTCTTTTAATTCTTTTACAGGATGGAAATGAAGTTTTCTTTAGGATCAAACGAAGCACACAACTTAAGAAGCTGATGAATGCATACTGTGACAGGCAGTCTGTTGAGATCAACTCCATTGCTTTCTTGTTTGATGGCCGCCGTCTTCGTGCAGAGCAGACGCCAGATgag TTGGAGATGGAGGACGGTGATGAGATTGACGCGATGCTGCACCAGACAGGTGGTGGCGGTTTGTTGTGGTTCCAGAACATATAA